The DNA segment TAACTGACAGGGGGCGTAGTTTGAAGGTGTTGGGACAAAATACAATAGGAGAAAGAGTAGGACACAAAGGGAACTGAAAATAGATGCTGGCAAGTGGCAACAGTGTTTGCAAGGTGGAAAGTCACTGTGGTCATCTTGCAACAAGCTTCGTTTCTCAGGTCAATACAAAAATGGaagggtggctgagcggtgagggagtcgggctagtaatctgaaggttgccagttcgattcccagccgtgccaaatgacgttgtgtccttgggcaaggcacttcaccctacttgcctcggggggaatgtccctgtacttactgtaagtcgctctggataagagcgtctgctaaatgactaaatgtaaatgtaaaaatggttgttgttgtttttcgaTCATCTTCTGGTCATATTATTTAAAAACCTAGTAGTTTTAGCTGGTTTTCCCTCCAATGGGCTTTTGGAATCACTAACAGTGATGATAGAGTGTGTCAATgctggtcctctggtctgttATTGGTTGAGTCACCAGGGGAAGATGGTACAGGAGCAGGTTCCTCTTCGTCTGAATCAAACTCCACATTCTCATCCTTAACCCACTGACCACTTCTATCCTGCAGCCACCCCGCACTGTTGACGatacagaataaaaaatggTAGAAAAGGAATAGGGAAGAATACTAAGAAAGGCTATACTGACACCTAGTGGTGTGATATACAAGCAAAGGAAGCAATCATAAACACTGTAAAAAGCTTGACTTAAATTCATGCCCAGAAAACTATAAGCAGTACCTTTTCAACTTTAGATAATGCTCCAACTCTCGTCTTCTCTGGGCTGTTAAATGTTCAGACTCATGGGACACTGTTGGATTTGATGTCTTCGACTCATTCTTCCTCTCAGATGGACACAATCCCTGATTAACTGTTGAAACACATAACAATGTGCAACTACAGAGTTCGTGAAAATTCATAAGTACACCGATGCATGATATTACCAGGTTCCCAAGACAATCATGCAGTAGACCAGGAGCTGTCCAatcctgctcctggagatctaTAATATCCTCCTGTACATTTTCACTCCAACCCCTGTTGAAGCAAACATGTTTCACTTTGTACTTCATCTAATTATTAGAATCATGTGTGTCCTATTAGGGTTTGCATGAAAAGCTAGAGGACAGCAGCTCTACAGGAACAGGGTTAGGCATCCCTACTGTAGACAGTACCTGTTGGTGTGCTGTAGGCTGCATTGATTGAGGGTTGCTCTCTTGTTTGGTGCTGAGGTGATGATGTTGTGCTGGAAGGGCTGATATTAATCTCTGAGCCTGAATTTGCTGGCCCCTTTTCAGACTTGGTGCtggaaataaatattttaacaattattttctgCACAGTTTGACTTTTGGAAGTGAACCAGTGTAGTACACCGGTGTCTAAAATGTTCACCATACGATCACCATACCTGGTCTTTTTATGGCAACTATTGTAGGGTGCAGTTTTCAGTAAGGCATGATGGGCAATCTTGCGTGTCTGTGTCAGAAGGGGGGCTGAACTGGAAGGTTCCTGGGAACAACAAAATCACAAACTAATGCCTTACAATTATGGTGGGCTGTTGACTCCTTTACAAGAAAAAAACTGTCCAAGTTTTACCTGTCTACTGTCTTCAGCTAGAACATAGTCCTGATGCTTCCTTTTTACTATTTCATTTTGCAGTTGTTTTTTCTGTCCATAATACCACTTCATTCCTGAAAAATATGTACTGTGTGAGAAAGTTCAATCTCCACAGATAGTAAGTAACCTGTTACTTAAAATTGCCATTACTTAATGTTTTGCCGTCACTCTCACCTTCAAGATGCCTTTTACCCTTCCGGTGTACTGTTAGCATGTCAACTGTATCAAAAACAGGACGGTAGGAGCACACAAGGCAAGTGTATCTGCAAAGGAAATTGAGAATCATTGATAAATTATCACACTACACATCCATGCAGGCTTTATGGTCTAAGCATCGAGTTAACACGCCGCAATATACTCCCCACCTTCCATTTTTCAACAAGGCTGCTTCGTCTTCtggaataaagttagataggaGATCTGCAACACGTCGTTTCTGGAAAGTAATCGTTTGAATACAGACCAGCAAGTTAGACTTCCCAGCTCGTTAAGTAGCTAGCTAATACTCCCTAGCTATACAGCTAAACAAACATGTAAAATATGCTGACAATTAGCTAGCCGTAGAGTAGAAAACGTTTCAAATGATTAGGATATGTGAAAACCACTTACAGTACCTTCAGAATAttcagttgacttgagtcattGCCTTCTCGTTTGAAAGACATTTTTAGTCTAGGCTACGCTTTATGTAGCTCTAGCAGTCTGACCGACTACAGTGAAAGTGTTAATGTTTATTTCCGGGTTTTTGAGGAAAGAATTGTGGGATATGGGGTCTCATCACACAGTGAGCATGCTGAGCATGAGACAAATTCCTCAATCGTTGAACTTCCTTGTTTGTTTTTAGAATAACATGAAGATTGCCATTGAGATATATACACGGCACCTTATTCCGTAGCCAACCTTAGAGACTTACGTTCACATTTGATGGCAACATGCTTGCGAGCAAGCCTAGTTTATTGAGTGAATCAGTAAGTACTAGTTCAGCGTGTTTAGGTGTCTGAAATCGAAATACTACGAAGTTAGTTAGACGAATGCTAACGCGGTGCGGTATTATAGCTAGCTATAAATGATAGAGACGAATAGTTTAGAACTATTACTAAGCTATTACGTTTACGTTGCTAGCTAGATTAGCGTGCTAACCTCAGTTTGCATGACAAATCAGCTGACGGATCTTGATGGACGCAAGAAGAAGGCTGAAGGCTGAAACCAACACACCATATGTTTTCTGTAAAGTCTAGCTATGTCCTCCCGTGTCAATGAATGTGCTCCCCTACCTACGAGTGGACTACGGGGTTCCCGCACTAGGTCGTATGGTAGTCTGGTTAagtcttctctttctccacttCGCCAAAGACGAATTGAACATCTAGTCCAACCAGGGGAGACATTGCAAGGACTTTCCTTGAAATATGGAGTATCTGTAAGTATAAAGCCTAGTTAGCAACGCTAGTTAGTGCTAGATAAATTAATGTAGCTACCTTTTGGTTGTCTTTAGCGTGCCTTGGAATTATATGGGACCTGGCTTTCCCACAACGTTGTAACCTTACCTGGAACTATGTTCTCTCTTACAGATGGAAGACATTAAAAGAGCAAATAGGCTTTACACCAATGACTCAATATTCTTAAAGACATCTCTGTCTATCCCAGTTTTTTTGGCACCTGACTCTTACAATGAACAAGGTTTAGCTGAGGAGAATTTAAACCAGGCAAAGGACACAATTTGCAACTCCGACCAACATTGGAAGCCAGTGAGAAACTCTATAAAGGAGGATTGCCTTGAAGAAGAACTT comes from the Osmerus eperlanus chromosome 7, fOsmEpe2.1, whole genome shotgun sequence genome and includes:
- the scnm1 gene encoding sodium channel modifier 1; translated protein: MSFKREGNDSSQLNILKKRRVADLLSNFIPEDEAALLKNGRYTCLVCSYRPVFDTVDMLTVHRKGKRHLEGMKWYYGQKKQLQNEIVKRKHQDYVLAEDSRQEPSSSAPLLTQTRKIAHHALLKTAPYNSCHKKTSTKSEKGPANSGSEINISPSSTTSSPQHQTREQPSINAAYSTPTVNQGLCPSERKNESKTSNPTVSHESEHLTAQRRRELEHYLKLKSAGWLQDRSGQWVKDENVEFDSDEEEPAPVPSSPGDSTNNRPEDQH
- the lysmd1 gene encoding lysM and putative peptidoglycan-binding domain-containing protein 1 — its product is MSSRVNECAPLPTSGLRGSRTRSYGSLVKSSLSPLRQRRIEHLVQPGETLQGLSLKYGVSMEDIKRANRLYTNDSIFLKTSLSIPVFLAPDSYNEQGLAEENLNQAKDTICNSDQHWKPVRNSIKEDCLEEELSPMDFLKRMDSRINQSKQAAVKKCLEGEKRFASLEAACASRAPDRRLTRSRSATSASRIHQQAVLGAVPLTITRCSKKLRDREDEIFEL